In 'Nostoc azollae' 0708, the following are encoded in one genomic region:
- the hppD gene encoding 4-hydroxyphenylpyruvate dioxygenase — MLQIDHVHFYVEDAQKWRDWFVNYLGFQTVVSEIFPTAINQEKSFHTHTEAVKNGNVYFLLSSPLLPTSPVTEFLRHHPPGVADVAFAVADLPAVMARVAANGAKILQFIEDAGSCKYAKIVAWGGVTHTLIERNLIKGEEGQTNQFKIQNSKFKIKEILPSISNHLSNHIFTDIDHVVLNVGVGNLETAVSWYQKVLHLQPQQSFKIHTERSALHSRVMMSANGKVQLPINEPGSPNSQIQEFLQVNRGAGIQHIALRTPHLISAIARFRAAGLSFLSVPESYYTKLQQRLEFPLSSPELQAIKQQEILVDCQKDSPLGALLLQIFTQPIFEEPTFFFEFIERRSQASGFGEGNFRALFEAIESEQVKRGFVREEVIGHG; from the coding sequence ATGCTTCAAATTGATCACGTTCACTTCTATGTAGAAGATGCCCAAAAGTGGCGAGATTGGTTTGTCAATTATCTGGGTTTTCAAACAGTAGTGAGTGAGATCTTCCCTACTGCTATAAATCAAGAAAAGTCGTTTCACACTCATACAGAAGCTGTGAAAAATGGAAATGTCTATTTTTTGCTGTCTTCTCCTTTGTTACCCACAAGTCCAGTGACTGAGTTCTTACGTCATCATCCTCCTGGTGTGGCAGATGTAGCTTTTGCTGTGGCAGATTTACCAGCGGTGATGGCAAGAGTTGCTGCTAATGGTGCTAAGATTCTGCAATTTATTGAGGATGCTGGATCTTGCAAATACGCAAAAATTGTGGCTTGGGGTGGGGTGACTCATACATTAATTGAAAGAAACTTAATCAAAGGAGAGGAGGGGCAGACAAATCAGTTCAAAATTCAAAATTCAAAATTCAAAATTAAAGAAATCTTACCTTCTATTTCTAATCACCTATCAAACCATATTTTTACAGATATAGATCATGTGGTTTTAAATGTGGGAGTTGGGAATTTAGAGACGGCTGTGAGTTGGTACCAAAAAGTCCTACATTTGCAACCCCAACAAAGTTTTAAAATTCACACTGAACGCTCGGCTTTGCATAGTCGGGTGATGATGTCTGCTAATGGTAAGGTACAATTACCAATCAATGAACCGGGTTCTCCTAATTCCCAAATTCAGGAATTTTTGCAAGTGAATAGGGGGGCGGGAATTCAACATATTGCTTTACGGACACCTCATTTAATTAGTGCGATCGCTCGTTTTCGAGCTGCAGGTCTATCGTTCCTCTCTGTTCCTGAAAGCTATTACACAAAATTACAACAGCGCTTAGAGTTTCCTTTGTCATCCCCAGAATTGCAAGCGATCAAACAACAAGAAATATTGGTTGATTGTCAAAAAGATTCTCCTTTAGGGGCTTTATTATTGCAAATCTTCACTCAGCCAATTTTTGAAGAACCAACTTTTTTCTTTGAGTTTATTGAACGCCGTTCCCAAGCATCTGGTTTTGGTGAAGGTAATTTTCGGGCCTTATTTGAAGCGATTGAAAGCGAACAAGTTAAACGGGGATTTGTCAGGGAAGAGGTGATTGGTCATGGGTGA
- a CDS encoding HAD family hydrolase — protein MLRLITDLDGPIMDVSERYYQVYQLCLRETRYPDQVVTELSKAEFWELKRAHTPEKDIALKSGLDEEQAHEFTKIRKRTVHTQPYFQYDTLVPGALDALAKVQQAGIDLVVMTMRRVQELDYAVNQYNLGEFLPENRRYYLSNDYVKTRDIEDKPLLMARALAELPPAVNTWMVGDTEADITAARKHGIKMIAVESGIRDRTQLELYQPDLIIKDLITTVDMILSEETKV, from the coding sequence ATGCTCAGACTAATTACTGATTTAGATGGACCGATTATGGATGTTTCGGAACGGTACTATCAAGTTTATCAATTGTGTTTGCGGGAAACGCGATATCCTGACCAAGTGGTGACGGAACTTTCTAAAGCGGAATTTTGGGAACTTAAGCGAGCGCACACTCCCGAAAAAGATATTGCTTTAAAGTCTGGTTTAGATGAAGAACAAGCGCACGAATTCACTAAAATTCGGAAGCGAACAGTGCATACACAGCCTTACTTTCAGTATGATACCCTCGTCCCTGGGGCTTTAGATGCGCTGGCTAAAGTTCAACAAGCGGGGATTGATTTGGTAGTGATGACCATGCGTAGGGTGCAAGAACTGGACTATGCGGTTAATCAATACAATTTAGGTGAATTTTTACCTGAAAATCGCCGTTATTATCTCAGTAACGACTATGTGAAAACCCGTGATATTGAAGATAAACCTCTGTTGATGGCTAGGGCCTTAGCGGAATTACCACCTGCTGTGAATACTTGGATGGTCGGAGATACAGAGGCTGATATTACGGCTGCTAGAAAACATGGTATTAAGATGATAGCGGTGGAAAGTGGTATTCGCGATCGCACTCAATTAGAACTCTACCAACCTGACTTAATTATTAAGGATTTGATAACCACCGTAGATATGATTCTCTCTGAAGAAACAAAAGTGTAG
- a CDS encoding ATP-grasp domain-containing protein has translation MLYLWITWVFVLLFVMFRGTIEGGICVGRIEDFVPETEKRYFVLSGKPFAALADEEIPEIVSECAKRIGSHFFSVDVIAHRDGSKWVVEIGDGQVSDIFGWTAERFAQL, from the coding sequence ATGTTGTACCTGTGGATCACTTGGGTATTCGTGCTGCTATTCGTAATGTTTAGAGGAACTATTGAGGGAGGTATTTGTGTGGGGCGGATTGAAGATTTTGTGCCTGAAACCGAGAAGCGTTACTTTGTGTTATCTGGTAAACCTTTTGCCGCTTTAGCAGATGAAGAAATTCCAGAGATTGTTTCTGAATGTGCCAAGCGGATTGGAAGCCACTTTTTCTCTGTCGATGTAATAGCTCATAGGGATGGTAGTAAATGGGTAGTAGAAATTGGTGATGGGCAGGTGTCAGATATTTTTGGATGGACGGCTGAACGTTTTGCTCAACTGTAG
- a CDS encoding DNA-3-methyladenine glycosylase family protein — protein MEETGDLLDCLCHAIIYQQLSGKAAAAIHHRFLQLYTDSFTLSDILNTPDDVLRSVGISRPKISYLKYLAQGFEELPSLDDLQTIDDESIIKCLTILKGIGGWTVQMLLRGPKQK, from the coding sequence GTGGAAGAAACAGGAGATTTATTAGATTGTCTGTGTCATGCCATTATTTATCAACAACTATCAGGCAAAGCAGCAGCAGCTATTCACCACAGATTTTTACAACTATACACTGATTCATTTACATTGAGTGATATCCTCAATACCCCAGATGATGTTTTGCGTTCCGTGGGCATTTCCCGTCCTAAGATTTCCTATTTAAAATATTTAGCACAAGGATTTGAGGAATTACCTAGCTTAGATGACCTGCAAACAATAGATGATGAATCTATTATTAAGTGTTTAACTATACTTAAGGGTATTGGAGGTTGGACGGTACAGATGTTACTAAGGGGACCTAAACAAAAATAA
- a CDS encoding fasciclin domain-containing protein, whose translation MADIVDIAVSNNAFKTLVAAVQAAGLVETLKSPGPFTVFAPTDDAFAKLPPGTITTLLQNIPQLARILTYHVVPGKLTKADLAKLGTVTSVEGSPIRINCDDGFEVKNATVLAADIDADNGVIHVIDTVILMG comes from the coding sequence ATGGCTGATATTGTTGATATTGCGGTTAGTAATAATGCGTTTAAAACTTTGGTAGCTGCCGTCCAAGCTGCTGGTTTAGTGGAAACCTTAAAAAGTCCTGGGCCATTCACTGTCTTTGCACCGACTGATGACGCTTTTGCCAAATTACCCCCAGGAACTATCACCACTCTATTACAAAATATTCCCCAGTTAGCACGGATTTTAACTTATCATGTCGTGCCGGGAAAACTGACTAAGGCTGATTTGGCAAAATTGGGGACAGTGACTTCTGTGGAAGGTTCTCCCATCAGAATTAATTGTGATGATGGTTTTGAAGTCAAAAATGCCACTGTTTTAGCAGCAGATATTGATGCTGATAATGGTGTAATTCACGTTATTGATACCGTGATTTTGATGGGGTAA